A section of the Cololabis saira isolate AMF1-May2022 chromosome 16, fColSai1.1, whole genome shotgun sequence genome encodes:
- the LOC133461884 gene encoding intraflagellar transport protein 43 homolog: protein MRRETDDNLFDYSGAAKHGPPPKPTRRQGGWAEESSGSGSAKSRRPAAEDLEDRRLRPQTPQGSDDEGDIPVIPDLDEVQEEDLTMQVAMPPSIRVNRVMTYRDLDNDLKHHSAFQTLDGEIDLKLLTKVLAPEQEVKEEDVGWDWDHLFTEVSSELQMEWDQGENEETGQKG from the exons GGCCCCCCTCCTAAACCGACCCGGCGGCAGGGTGGCTGGGCAGAGGAAAGCTCTGGGTCTGGCTCTGCCAA ATCAAGAAGACCAGCAGCCGAGGATCTGGAGGA CCGTCGTCTGCGACCACAAACTCCCCAGGGATCAGATGATGAAGGAG aTATTCCGGTGATCCCAGACCTTGACGAAGTGCAGGAAGAAGATCTTACAATGCAAGTTGCGATGCCTCCAAG CATCCGGGTGAACCGGGTAATGACCTACAGAGATCTGGACAATGATCTGAAGCATCATTCTGCTTTCCAAACCTTA GATGGAGAGATCGACTTGAAGCTCCTCACCAAGGTTTTGGCGCCGGAGCAGGAGGTGAAAGAG GAGGATGTGGGCTGGGACTGGGATCATCTGTTTACAGAGGTGTCCTCAGAGCTACAGATGGAATGGGATCAAGGAGAGAACGAGGAGACGGGGCAGAAAGGATAG